Part of the Candidatus Moraniibacteriota bacterium genome is shown below.
CGGATCAATCTATGCTGCAGTCCATTCAGAAATGGACGGATATTCGAAATCTCAATCTCAATTGGCTTTCGACGAATGAATTTCTGGATGAGGTTGGACGACGGGAGCTCTCGGTGAATTTTGCGACACTTTTGGGGCACGGGACACTTCGTCGCGGATTTGTCCATGATGAATCGCGACCGCTTCGAGCGGCGGAGCTTGCCGGCATGGAGAAGATGTTGAAACAGTCGATGCGTGAGGGATCGATAGGTATGTCTTTGGGACTTGCCTATGTGCATGGGCGACATGCGACAGAGCATGAGCTTTCGACGCTCGCAAAAATAGTCGGGAAATACAATGGATTCTGCACGGCGCACCTGCGTAGTGAAGGGAAAGAGCTTCCGGAAGCGATTGCGGAGGCAATCACGATGGCGAAACATTCCGGTGTCCGTCTCCATATCTCGCACCTCAAGGCGGTCGGGCGACGATACTGGGAGGCTATGGAACGCGCGCTCTATTTGCTTGACGCATCTGATTCCGAAGGAGTTGACGTGTCATTTGATATCTACCCGTATCGATCGACCGCAACCGTACTCTACACGATTCTCCCGACATGGATAACTGATGGTGGGAAGAAAATAATGTTCCAACGACTCCGCAGTCCTGCCATTCGGACGGAGGCGGTTCATGATCTCAGAGAAGAACATATCGACTATTCTTCAGCGGTACTCTCGCTCTCGTCGCTCAACAAGATGATTACTCGGACAAATGTGCTCGAGATGGCGCATGCAGAGGGAAAGACACCGGAAGACGTTATCTTTGATGTGCTTCTTGCTTCGGATGATCGCGCGATTGTTTCACTTGACGCACTCTCCGAAGAGAATATCGAAAAGGGACTTCGTCATCCATTTTCGATTGTGAGTACGAATGGTACGGGCTATCCGGTCGGATATGCCCAAACAGGCGAAGCTATTCACCCTCGATGTTTCGGTACGTTCCCGCGCGTCCTCTTTCGTTATGTGCGCGAGCGCAAACTTCTCAGTTGGGAAGAAGCGATTCACAAAATGACCGGCAAGCCAGCTGCAAAAGCGGGCATTGAGAAACGCGGCACGATTGCGGTTGGAAATCACGCTGATATCGTCGTGATTAACCCGAGTGAAGTCGAAGATCATGCAACATCAGAAAATCCCTATCAATACCCATCAGGAATCCCATTTGTTATTGTCAATGGTAAGATTGCAGTAGAAAGCGGAGAATACACTGGCAATCGATCCGGTACTGTACTCCGCCGCGAAAGCGGTTTCCTTGAACGATTTTGGTGATGTGCCTGCTATACTTTTTGTATTGCTCTACGCATGAGTCGCACCTAGTAGTGCGTCTTTTGTTTTCCCGTGGGAGAGTTCCTCGCTTGATAGGAGGGCACTTTGGAGGTATGGTTGAGGTGGTAGTGTGTTGACAATTGTACTATGTCTGAACGACCGAAAGCGACGAAATTTGTGTTTGATTCCTACGACTTTTCTCTCGAGGAGAGAAAAGCGTCTTTTGTGTATCGGATGGAATTTGAGAATCGGGAGCCAATGGTGTTTACTGATGCACTCCTTTTTCCGGGGTTGCCGGAAACAGTGGCTGCCTCAGAATCATTGATTGATGCGGTGCTGCAAGGAGTGCATATCGCTCTTGGTGTGAGTTACTACAAACTTTCGTGTCCGGAACATATCGAGGTGACCCATGCGCTTTCAGAGAAGCAAGCGAACTTTTGGAATACTGTCTATCGCAAAGGACTGGGTGAATTTTTCTTTCGAAATAATCTTGATCCGCGAGGGAGAATATCGTTTCCATATGATGCGACTCTCTCCCGGGGAAGCTATGGCGCTCATCCCGAAGACCGTGCGCTTCTCGGCATTGGTGGTGGCAAAGACTCCATCGTCGCCGGAGAACTCCTCAAAGAAATGAAGTATGAAACGACGGCATTTCTTTTTGAAACAGGGAGTCCGGTACCGCTCATTGAAAACGTCGTTGAGACGATGGGTATTCCAACAATGAAGGTGCAACACTTCCTTGATCCGCAGGTCTTTGATGGTTATGACGGGGCGTACAATGGGCATGTGCCTTTCTCGGCGCTCGTTGCATGGGTGGGATATCTTTCGGCGGTTCTCGGTGGATATCGATATGTCATTGTGGGAAATGAGCGGAGCAGTAATATCGGCAATGTCGAGTATCTCGGTGAAACAGTAAATCACCAATGGAGCAAGTCTCTTGAATTTGAGACGATGTTTCAGGAGTATTCGCGAGCATTTTTGTCGCCGGATATAACGTATTTTTCACTGCTTCGCCCGTTTTACGAAATTCGGATTGCAGAGATGTTTGCTTGTCATGAGAAATATTTTTCTTCTTTCTCAAGTTGCAATCGGAGTTTCAAAGTACACCAAAGGCGTTCGGAAACGCTCTGGTGTGGCGAGTGTGCGAAGTGTGCTTTTGTTTTTCTCTTACTCTCGGCATTTCTCGAAAAGCAGAACGTGCTGGAAATTTTCGGTAAGAATCTCCTTGATGATGAGTCTCTTCTCCCGCTCTTTGGCGATATTTTGGGCTTTGGTTCGATGAAGCCGTTTGACTGCGTGGGCACGGTTGAGGAGGCTCGTGCGGCACTCTTTCTTTCAAATGAACATTTCGGCGAGAGTCGCATTGCGAAAGAATTCCTTGTGAAGATTGAACATCCGGAATCGCTTGTTCGCGATGTAATGAAACTGCACTCGGCGCGGGCGGTTCCGGCGGATTTCCTCTTTTCGGGCGCGAAGAATGTGCTGATTCTCGGATATGGTCGAGAAGGGAAGGAGACCGAGCGTTATCTGAAGCAGTATAAACCACATCTTGATATCGGAATTGCGGACAAAAGTCTCGATGCTTCGTATCTCGACCAGCAGAAGGGCTATGATATCGCTGTCAGGACTCCCGGCATATCGAGGCGATTGGTGATGATTCCCTCTACGACAGCGACCAATATATTTTTTTCTCGCGTGCGAAATCTTACGATTGGTGTGACTGGGACAAAGGGTAAGAGTACGACGGCGTCTCTGATTGACTCTATTCTTCGTGTAGCAGGGAGGAAGTCGCGGCTCCTTGGGAATATCGGACAGCCGCTTCTCTCTGCGCTTCTTGCTCCGCTTGATCCAGAGACAGTCATCGTGGCAGAGCTGTCGAGTTACCAGCTTGAGGATATTCAGTATTCACCGCATATCGCGGTTGTACTCAATCTCTTCTCTGATCACATGGATTATCACGGAAATGTGGAATCCTATCATGAGGCAAAGCGAAACATCCTTCGGTTTCAAAATGAACGCGACTTCGCAGTGTACAACGGGCACGATGAAAAGCTTTCTGCGTGGGTGAGTCAGGGCAGTGCAAAGGCGATTCGTTTTGATATTCTAGAGAATGAGGTATACGAATCTTCGCTCTTGGGGACGCACAATGTAGAGAATATTCGTGCGGCGGTTGCAGTTGCGCATCTTCTCAATATTCACGAAGAAGCAATTCGAGAAGGTATACGGACATTTGTTCCGCTTCCGCATCGACTTGAACGTGTCGGCAAATTTCGGGGCGTCACGTTCTATGATGATGCAATTTCGACAACGCCGGAATCGACGCAAGCAGCGCTCGAAGCGATACCAAATGTTTCAACGATTTTCCTCGGTGGTGAAGATCGAGGCTATGATTTTTGTGGACTTGAACAAACGATTCGCGAATGTGGCGTGAAAAATATAGTTCTCTTTCCGGAGAGTGGAAAGCGAATACTTTCTTCAACTGACGGCGTCACTGTCCTTGAGACGAGAAGTATGGAAGAAGCAGTTCGTTTTGCCTATGAGAAGACACCAGCTGGTTCGACGTGTCTTCTTTCAACTGCTTCGCCAAGCTATTCTCTCTGGAAAAACTTCGAGCAAAAGGGTGATGAATTCCAACAATGGGTTCGAAAACTCGGCGAAGAGAAAGCCTTGTCGGATTGATTTCATGCTTCTCCGGTGATACACTGTACGGACGTGGGGAATTTCTTGACTGCGCCAAACACTATGAAAAACGACATTGCAAAACGCGCGCTGCTTGCGCATAAGAAACTTCAGGGGAAGATTGAGGTGGTTTCCAAGGTGAAGGTGACAAAGCCGGCTGATTTGAGCGTGTACTATTCTCCTGGAGTGGGTGCGGTATCATCGTATGTGGCAAAATTTCCGGGAAGGGCGCGGGATTATACGATTCGTCGTAATACGGTTGCTGTGGTATCTGACGGGTCGGCGGTTCTCGGGCTGGGAAACTTAGGACCAATCGGGGCGCTCCCTGTGATGGAAGGGAAGGCGATGCTTTTCAAAATATTTGCGGATGTGGACGCGTTCCCAATCGTACTCTCAACGCAAAATGTCGATGAGATTGTCGATACGGTTGTGCGTATCGCGCCTACCTTCGGCGGTATCAATCTCGAAGATATCGCCGCGCCGCGCTGCTTTGAAGTCGAATCACGACTGAGGAAATTGCTCGACATTCCAATTTTTCATGATGATCAGCATGGGACGGCCATGGTAGTTCTTGCAGGATTAATCAACGCGCTTAAGGTGGTGAAGAAAAATATTGCGACCGCGCGTGTGGTAATCGCCGGTGCCGGTGCCGCAGGGAACGCCATTGCGGAGCTCCTCCTTTTGGGAGGTGCTCGTGATATTATTATGATCGACAGCGAGGGCATTCTCTCTAAGACGCGTGATGATTTGAGTCCTCCTAAACAAGAGCTCCTTGTAAAGACAAATCCGCGAGATATCTCGGGAGGTCTCGACGAAGCCCTCGTCGACGCAGATGTGTTTATTGGCGTTTCCAAGGGAGGCACCGTGAGGCGAGCGCATGTTGCTTCGATGGCGGAGCGGAGTATTGTCTTTGCTCTTGCGAATCCCGTGCCGGAAATCATGCCAGACGAGGCAAAGAAAGCTGGTGCGCTCGTTGTTGCGACGGGTCGATCGGATTTTCCCAATCAGCTCAACAATGTCTTGGGATTTCCGGGAATATTTCGTGGTGCACTTGATCACGGCGTACAGGACATTACGAGTGAAATGCTCGTTGTGGCGGCAACAAAGCTTGCAAAACTTGTGACTACGCCAAAGCCGGACATGATTATTCCGTCGCCTTTTGATAAGCATGTTGTTCCAGCAGTTGCGAGTGCGATACGTGGCGGTTCGAAGAGAAAATGGAAGTAAGAACCTATTGATAAAGGCTATTTTTCCCGAAAAACAGTGCGAGAAGCATAGCCTTTTTCGAACATTAAGAACTTTTTTATGCACGATCTCATTATTATTGGAGCGGGTCCGGCGGGGCTCTCAGCGTCTATCTATGCATCACGCTACGGTATCAAGCACGTCATTCTCGGTGAGGTTGCCGGAGGGCTTCTCACGCAGACATTTGATGTGGGGAACTGGCTCGGAACAGAGGCAATAGGTGGACAAACCTTCGCTAATAATGCGGAGAAGCATGCGAGAAGCTATGGCGTCGAGATACTGCCGCTCACGGTGGAAAGTATAGTGAAACAAGGGGAGATTTTTGAAATCTCTGCTTCCGGAAAGTCATTTCAGGCAAAGACAGTACTCATTGCGACAGGGACGAAGCATCGCCACTTGGGCGTGCCAGGGGAGCAAGAATTTGCCGGGAAGGGCGTGTCGTTTTGTCCGACATGCGACGGATTCTTCTTCAAGGGGAAGCGCGTGGTCGTTGTCGGCGGAGGAGACAGTGCGACGGAAGCTGGCGTGTATCTCGCTGATCTGTGTTCAGATGTATTTGTGATTGTGCGAGAGAAATATATGATTGCGGAAAAGTTTTGGCAAGATCTTCTTCTCTCCAAGAAAAACGTGAAAGTGATTTTTGGAACGAATGTGAAAGAAATCCAAGGGAATGGAAAGATGGAAACGCTTCTGCTGGACGTTCCTTTTGAAGGGAGTGAAACACTTGCAGCTGATGGACTCTTTGTTGAGATTGGACTCTCACCGAATACGAAGCTCCTTGCTGATATTGGTGCGAAGCTCGATGAACATGGATATGCGGAGACACTGGCAGATCAGAGTGTTGGCGTTCCTGGTGTCTGGGCAGCGGGCGATATTACAACGAATTCCAATCGCTTCTGTCAAATTGTGACAGCTGCGTCCGAAGGCGCTGTCGCCGCCAAAAGTATCCTCGATCATCTTCAGCGACAAAGCGCAAAATAAGCAAATAAGCAAGAGAAAAATCCCGCAAGATGCGGGATTTTTTTGATGTGTCCCGAGAGGGAATCGAACCCCCATCCCTGGTTCCGAAGACCAGTGCTCTATCCGTTGAGCTATCGGGACAAATAGCAGTAAGTGCTTGATGCTGCTGTATCTGTTGTAAGGCATATTCGCCGGAGAGTCAAACTCATTCCTCGTATTCTTCCGGAATGTTACCCGGGCATGCTACAATTACAATCGGCAGTACGATTTTTTGAATTGAGAATATCGCGTATGCATATTCCAGATGGATTTCTGAATAACGGAGCGGCAGGGAGTCTCATGGGAGCGGCGGTTGCAGCAGTCGCTTTTGCAGTACGGAAGGTTCGATCGGCATTTCTCGAGAAAGTCCCTGTGCTTCGAGCGCGACTTGCAACATTTCCTGATTTTGGTGGAGAATCTGCTCTTGGGTTTCGGCGGCAATTGTCGGAAGGAGGCCAGGAGAAAATGTGGCGAATGGCATCTCTTGGAGCACTTGTCTTCTCGGCACAAATGATAAACTTCCCTATCGGCGACGGAACGTCTGGTCATATGCTAGGAGGGGTGCTTGTTGCATTGGTAGCAGGTCCTTTTGAAGCGTTGCTGGTTATGACTGCCGTACTCTCGATACAGGCTTTTGTCTTTGGAGATGGTGGAGTGCTTGCTCTTGGTGCGAATATTTTCAATATGGGCATCATAGGCGCGCTCGGTGGACATGCCTTTTTTCGCTTTCTCGCAAAAGGCAGGAATTTGAAGCTATACTTTTTGCGCAATGTGTTCGTGGCAGCATGGGTGTCAGTGATTGTTGCTTCGATTGCGGCGTCGATTGAGATAGCAATCTCTGGGACAAAGCCGCTCAACGCAGTGCTTCCTGCTATGACACTCGTGCACACTGCTATTGGATTTATGGAAGGTATCGTTACAGTGGGCATTCTCTCAGTATTGCTTCGTCGAGGGTTTGCATTGGATGTTCTGATGGAGGACGTATCTTCTCAAGAATATGAAAACGAAAACTCCAAAGAATAGCTGGAAAACTCTCGTTGTTATTTCAGGAGTGATTGGTGGTGCGCTCTCACTCTTTGCCTCTTCGGCTCCAGATGGACTGGAAAGAGTTGCTGCGTCACAAGGTTTTCTTGGAAAGGGCGTGACACTTCTCTCTGCACCACTTGCCGAATATACCGTGCCGGGAATTCATAGCACTCCTCTCGCGACAGCACTTGGGGGTATTTTTGGTGTAGGAATTGTCTTCGGTGTTCTTCTGTTTGCCGGGAAAGTTCTCTACGGTTCCCGATTGATACGGCAGAAATAGCTGCTTGAGGAGCGTTGAAAGATTTGTATGGGATATCTCCTTGCGAAGTCTCGATTCTTCTGAGAGAATTGCGAGAGTGGATTCTTGATACTTCTGACATCTGATATTGACTGTTATGGAACTTCGTGAATATATCCTTATATTTCGCCGGTATCGTGCGCTCTTTCTTGGGATAGTTGTATTCTTTGTAGTTGCGGGTCTTGCCTTCCAATTGCTCCAGCCGGTGCGTTTTGTGACAGAAATTACGATGAATGTTGCTCGCTCTGGCATTCGCGTGACGAGCGATTATTCGTATGATGATTTCTATCGTTTGCAGGCAGATGAACGATTTGCGGATACGGTGGTCAGATGGCTTGAGTCACCACGTATCGTGGGAGATATCGCTCGTGAATCCCGTGTGTCCGAGGGAATTTCTTTTGATGCTGGCAGACTTTCATCGCAAGTGATTCGTATCCGATATACGATGCGCGACGAAGCGGCAGCCAAGCGAATTGCAACCGCGATATTCACCGTGCTCAATCGAGAGACGGAGTCGCTCAATCAAAATCGATCGGAGGATGGGTGGTTTGCGCTTGTCGGCGAGACACCTGCGATAAGTGATGCACGTGTGAGTAGAGGAAGGATGTTTGCTCTCGCGTTTTCCTTGGGGGTATTCTTTGGATTTTTTGCCGTGTTGTTTCGATGGTATTGGGATGGTGCTTTGCCAACAAAAAGGAAGAAATGAACTGATGATTTCATGAAAATCGGGATTGATATTCGCTGTCTTATCGGAGGGAAACGGACGGGCGTTGAAGAATACACGTTGGAACTTTTGGAGCATCTCTTCGCAGTGGATTGCGAGAATGAGTATGTTTTGTTTTGGAGTGCCTGGGAACTTCCTGTGTGTCCTCTTGATTGGAATAGTCGTTTTTCCAATGTCCGACTTGTATCATTAAGAATTCCGAATAAGCTTCTCAATTTTTGCCTCTGGTATTTTCGTTTTCCATATCTCGATAGACTCATTGGTGGCGTCGATGTTTTTTTCATGCCAAATTTGAATTTTGCGGCGTTTTCCCGAAAAGTAAAGGTTGTGTTGACAGCCCATGATGTGTCATTTGAGAGATATCCGGAGACGTTTTCTTGGAAGCGGCGATTGTGGCATATGTTCGTGAATTTTCGTCATTTGGCACTTCGGGCGGAGAAGGTAATCGCGGTTTCGCAGTCGACGCGAGATGACCTTGTCGAAGCAATTGGCATTGCGCCGAAGTCTGTGACGGTTATACGAAGTGGCATATCAGAACGATTCTGCCAAATGAACAGGAATGACTCGATGCTTTCCGATGTGAAGCGTCGGTATGAGTTACCGTATCGATTCATTCTTTTTGTTGGTACGATTGAGCCTCGGAAAATATTCTCTCACTTGCGCGTGCTTTTGATTCGCTAGTCGAAAGCAAAGAGGCGTTTGACTATGATATGGTTATCGCCGGTACACATGGTTGGAAATGCGAAGGAATGCTCGAGGAAATCGATCGCTTGCCATCGCGCGCGCGGATTCATTTCACAGGGTTTGTCCGTGATGAGGACAAGCCAGCGCTCTACAATCTTTCGAGTCTGTTTGTCTACCCATCTCTCTATGAAGGATTTGGCTTTCCGCCACTCGAGGCGGCAGCGTGCGGCGTGCCAGTTATCACGTCGAATACCTCGTCTTTTCCTGAGACGATTGGTGAGGGCGCGATGATGATTGACCCCTTGCGCCCCGACGATCTTTCTCGCGCACTTCGAGAAGTTCTTCGAGATAAGACGCTTCGAGACATGCTTTCTCAGCAAGGTGAGATGTGCGCATCGAAGTTTCAGTGGAAAGACGCAGCTCGGAAGACGCTTGGCGTGTTTCGGGACGTGATTCGCCACCCGTAGGTAGAGAGTTGCCTCTTTTTGGGATATTGGGCTATAGTTGGGAGAGAATATTGCAAAATGTTTTTGTATGGATTTCTCTTTTTTTCTCTGCTTATGGAACAGGTTGTTTTTGGGATATCAGGTGAACCGGGTGCAGGGAAGGACACAGTGAAGGAATATCTCGTTGAACAGTACGGTGCAGAGAGTCTCGGATTTTCACTTATCCTGAAAGATATTCTCAATCGACTTTCGCTTCCTTTGGAGCGGGCAAATTACGCGTCACTTGGGGAAGCCCTTCGAAATTCATTTGGGGAAAATATCCTTGCAACCGTGCTTTCTCTTGATGTTTCTCGGATGTCGACGTCAGTAGTTGTTATTGATGGCATACGGAAATTTGGGGAGCTTGAAGAACTCCGGAAACTCAAAAATTTTAGATTCCTTTTTGTGGAGACAGATATGCATGTTCGGTATGAACGAGTGAAAGCGCGCGGAATCAAAGCTGATGATAAAGAGAAAACATTTGAGGAGTTTGTACGTGATCGTGAGCATGCTGCCGATCGAGAAGTGCGAAACTTGAAGAGCGAAGCCGATGCGGTAATTGAAAATAACGGTACTCTTGGAGAGTTGCATAGACACGTAGATGAGGTTGTGAGCGGTTTGTCTTAAAAATTCTGAAGAGACGCTTGTCTATGGATAGGGAATATGGGTTGAATTCAGATTGATTAAATGCGGCAGGAATCCATTTTTGTCTATATATACTGACATTTATTATTGACAAATTTTATTATATGAGATAGCGTACGAGATAGAAAAATAAAAGGTGTTCTCGGAATAATATTTGCACCTTCCCAATTCGTGTGTGCGCCGACAGTGGCGTTCTGCGTGGGAAGGTTTTTGTTTTCCAAAAATAAGATAGTTAGGAAAATAGGAAAAAACATTCTTTTGTTTCTTTGATACGCAGAACGTCATGGGGGCGTTCAAGAATAGCCCAAAGGGGCTTTGGAGAGATTAAAATGCGAATCATCATTTCGGTTCTTTTGTCCATGTGCTCGATGTGCTCGGTTGCTGCTTCCGGCAATTATTACGGTGGTATGCCGATGGATCCCGAAGCTTTTGCTGGTATGTACCCTGAATTGACGGAACCGGGGGAAATATTCACTGAAAAGCGGAGTGTCGCTTCAGGTGGGATTCCACCGATTACCTATCAGGTTGAGGGGCAGGCATCTGCATATGAAGCCGAAGAGCTACGGTGTACTTACGGCGGGCATCCATCGAGGGAGGATATTTCAAATATTCTTCCCAACGATCAAGGCTCTGTTGATCAGGCACTTTCTGACGGGTACTTGGTAGCAATCCTGCATTGTTTTAACGGTGACAAGATTGTTAGAATCAAGCCTGTGTATCAACGGATTGTCCTGAAATATACAACTGCCGCAAAGAAGCAGGAAGGGTTCTCTTTCACTGCTTCAACCTGGCCAACGCCAAACAGTTCTAATGCTGACGGGCACATGCTCGATATGGCGTATGTAATAGTGAAGCAGGAGGGAGATGGATATTCGCGAAGGCTGATTCATAATGGACACGAGGCGCTACTGAGTCAGTACCCTGATCCTGCCTTTAAAGCATACCCCAAGATGCAAGATATGTGCCAATCGCAATCGGAAATCTTTATGGTCATCTTTGGGCAGCAGCGGTATTTCCCTGGGAATACAGGGGACTCGTTTCTCTCGATGTTGGAGGAGATTTTGTTTTCCAATCCCTCCGATTATGGTGGGGATAAGAAAAAAGATGCGCCTCCTGTCAGGGTAGAGACATGCCTAGAAGGTTTATACAACCTCCTTGTGCCGGATTTTTTCGATAATGGCTAATCAAGCCGGTCAACCCAGTTTACATGATGGAAAGAACACCCCGTTCTTTCCATCATGACTTTTTGCCAAGGAAAAATTTTGTGCTAAGATAAGAGCTAAAGGGCTCTTTTTTCATTTCTCACTATGAAATACATTCCTGTTATTGGCATGGAGGTGCATGTCGAGCTCAAGACGAAGTCGAAGATGTTTTGCGGTTGTGCGAATGGTCAGGGACTTGAGAAAGAGTCGAATGTGCATGTGTGCCCTGTTTGTACGGCACAGCCTGGGACATTGCCGGTGCCAAATCGGACGGCAATTGAATATGTGCAGAAGGCGGGACTTGCCTTGGGTTGCACGCTTCGTCTCGAATCAAAATTCGATCGCAAGAACTATTTTTACCCCGATCTTCCCAAAGGATATCAGATATCACAGTATGACAAGCCGTTTTGTGAAGCAGGTGCACTTGTGATTAATGGGAAGACCTTTCGCATCACGCGCATTCACCTCGAAGAAGACACGGGGAAGCTTTCGCATGCTGCGGGCGGTATGACGCTTGTGGATTTCAATCGCGCCGGCGTGCCCTTGATGGAGCTTGTCACTGAGCCGGATTTCGAGAATGGGAAGGATGCACGCGCATTTTGTCAACGACTTCGGCAGATCCTTCGATATATCGGTATCTCCGATGCTGATATGGAGAAGGGGCAGATGAGGTGTGAAGTGAATATTTCCCTTTACGAGAAAGGGAAGGATCGTCTGAGTGGTACGAAAGTTGAGATTAAAAATCTGAATTCATTTCGGTCAGTCGAGCGTGCAGCAGACTACGAGATTGTTCGACAGACGGAAGCTTTGCAAGACGGAAAGAAAATTGTCCAAGAAACGCGCGGATGGGACGATGTGCGCGGTGTGACGGTATCGCAGCGTGCCAAGGAGTCAGCGCACGACTATCGCTATTTTCCCGAACCAGATATTCCGGCGCTTGTTTTTGATGAGGCATATGTCGAACATCTTCGTCGGAGTCTTCCTGAGCTTCCGGATGCGAAAGAATCTCGCTTTGTTGAGGAATATGGACTACCAAAGGCAGATGCGGTTGCTTTGGTGTCGGAGCGAGATATTGCGGACTATTTTGAGCGTGTTGCGAGTGAGCTCCTCGAGAAGAAGGCATCTGGAGAGGCGAAAAGCGAACCGAAGAGGCTTCTGAAGCTAGCAGCGAATTATTTTCTCACAGAAATAAAAAAGTTTCTTACGGAGAATGGCAGTGATATGCGAAGCGTTTTGGTGACAGCGGAAAATTATGCCGAATTTATTGCGCTCGTTGCGGACGGTGCAGTCAATTCGAGTGCTGCACAAACTGTACTCGCTGAAATGATGAAGGGTGGCGACAATGATCCGTTGCATATTATCGAGCGCTTGGGACTTGCGCAGACGAATGATGAAGACGCAATCGAGAAAATAGTGCTTGAAGTGATTGCGGCAAATGCGAAGTCTGTTGCTGATTACTCAAACGGGAAAGAAAATGCACTCCAGTTTCTCGTGGGGCAGGTGATGAAGCTCTCAAAAGGAAAAGCAAATCCCGAAATGGCGCGAGAGATGCTTCTAAAAAAGCTGAAACAATGAAGTTTGACAGAATTTTTCGAGAGTGTACAATAGTCTCTGATGAATCCGAAACGAAAAATCTGCGGAGGAGTTTTTTTGAAAGCGTGAAAATCGCCCCAATGGGGCGATTTTTTTTGTATCTTAACAATTTACCGTTTGGATTGAGGGTTTTTGAAGGTGTCGTAGGTGATTTGTCGGTTTGTTTTAGGAATGCTCATTCCTTTGTCTCTGCTTCAGGAGGTGCGTGATGTGTGAGGCGTATGGTCTGTGTCCGGCGGAGAGAAATATCGGAAATCCGTGTCTTTACCCCGATTTGCGAGAGATTGCCCTTGATTGCGGAGCGCCCTGCTGTAGTGCTGGAATATGTAATGTTTCAGCAAGTTTTCCGGCACCTACGGTTCATCGTCCTAGTGATGATGAAGCGAGAAGAGTATTTCTCCGTATGGCGTCGGCGTCGATTGAAGGAAGGAAGGTTCGAAATCTCTTGGATATGATTGTCTATGGTCAAATAATGATGAATCATGCCTTGTGACCACAGT
Proteins encoded:
- a CDS encoding glycosyltransferase family 4 protein, which codes for MLSLARAFDSLVESKEAFDYDMVIAGTHGWKCEGMLEEIDRLPSRARIHFTGFVRDEDKPALYNLSSLFVYPSLYEGFGFPPLEAAACGVPVITSNTSSFPETIGEGAMMIDPLRPDDLSRALREVLRDKTLRDMLSQQGEMCASKFQWKDAARKTLGVFRDVIRHP
- a CDS encoding AAA family ATPase, translated to MEQVVFGISGEPGAGKDTVKEYLVEQYGAESLGFSLILKDILNRLSLPLERANYASLGEALRNSFGENILATVLSLDVSRMSTSVVVIDGIRKFGELEELRKLKNFRFLFVETDMHVRYERVKARGIKADDKEKTFEEFVRDREHAADREVRNLKSEADAVIENNGTLGELHRHVDEVVSGLS
- a CDS encoding glycosyltransferase is translated as MKIGIDIRCLIGGKRTGVEEYTLELLEHLFAVDCENEYVLFWSAWELPVCPLDWNSRFSNVRLVSLRIPNKLLNFCLWYFRFPYLDRLIGGVDVFFMPNLNFAAFSRKVKVVLTAHDVSFERYPETFSWKRRLWHMFVNFRHLALRAEKVIAVSQSTRDDLVEAIGIAPKSVTVIRSGISERFCQMNRNDSMLSDVKRRYELPYRFILFVGTIEPRKIFSHLRVLLIR
- a CDS encoding PDGLE domain-containing protein, producing MKTKTPKNSWKTLVVISGVIGGALSLFASSAPDGLERVAASQGFLGKGVTLLSAPLAEYTVPGIHSTPLATALGGIFGVGIVFGVLLFAGKVLYGSRLIRQK
- the gatB gene encoding Asp-tRNA(Asn)/Glu-tRNA(Gln) amidotransferase subunit GatB, with product MKYIPVIGMEVHVELKTKSKMFCGCANGQGLEKESNVHVCPVCTAQPGTLPVPNRTAIEYVQKAGLALGCTLRLESKFDRKNYFYPDLPKGYQISQYDKPFCEAGALVINGKTFRITRIHLEEDTGKLSHAAGGMTLVDFNRAGVPLMELVTEPDFENGKDARAFCQRLRQILRYIGISDADMEKGQMRCEVNISLYEKGKDRLSGTKVEIKNLNSFRSVERAADYEIVRQTEALQDGKKIVQETRGWDDVRGVTVSQRAKESAHDYRYFPEPDIPALVFDEAYVEHLRRSLPELPDAKESRFVEEYGLPKADAVALVSERDIADYFERVASELLEKKASGEAKSEPKRLLKLAANYFLTEIKKFLTENGSDMRSVLVTAENYAEFIALVADGAVNSSAAQTVLAEMMKGGDNDPLHIIERLGLAQTNDEDAIEKIVLEVIAANAKSVADYSNGKENALQFLVGQVMKLSKGKANPEMAREMLLKKLKQ